From Vitis vinifera cultivar Pinot Noir 40024 chromosome 5, ASM3070453v1, the proteins below share one genomic window:
- the LOC100241320 gene encoding uncharacterized protein LOC100241320 — protein MIITGIGSLIFMNKRRSVVEIFPPSVTKLWDEWEVRVLVLISLFLQIVLILLGNRRKYIPTNRIRVILWLAYLAADWIAAVCIGVLSNSQGDCEDDSSQQTNIIRAFWTPFLLLHLGGPDTITAYSMEDNELWLRHLLGLVVQFGGSFYIFLRAWKGMPLNILAIPMFVAGLIKYGERTWALRSASSSQFREAMLPRPDPGPNYAKIMGEYTLQRSQGFNVSFKPVPEPSTKVNCLDRDAPILQVGYALFMTFKRLFADLILTFQDREDSQSFFHNTTWEKAFAVIEIELAFMYDVLYTKASVTYCRWGHLLRSVSLSFTVSTFVAFLLINKHGYSTIDLIITFLLLVGAIVLEMYAIIVLLSSDWTILSLSKHRITLKDRDEMDRANKRWSNSMAQYNLMSFCLKDKPIRWYLELLQGFSYVYEMLEKHHYKSSVTVADNLKALIFQHLSDKSKGIKKERSDTSSNNYKELCAGRGDLYSRKSNIIVTVTLAGALRKTLIRAFFSGTLPLISCIILIIKTKIQARLKIQIVEP, from the exons ATGATAATTACAG GTATTGGCAGCTTGATCTTCATGAATAAAAGAAGATCAGTAGTGGAAATTTTCCCTCCAAGCGTGACAAAGCTTTGGGACGAATGGGAAGTCCGGGTATTGGTTTTAATCAGCCTCTTCTTACAGATTGTGCTCATACTGTTAGGCAATCGGAGGAAATATATACCTACAAACCGGATCAGAGTCATCCTTTGGCTTGCTTACTTAGCTGCAGATTGGATTGCAGCAGTTTGTATTGGCGTCCTCTCCAACAGCCAAGGAGATTGTGAAGATGACTCATCGCAACAAACCAATATCATACGGGCATTTTGGACACCGTTTCTACTGCTTCACCTTGGCGGCCCGGACACCATTACAGCCTACTCCATGGAAGATAATGAATTGTGGTTAAGACACTTGCTGGGGCTGGTCGTTCAGTTTGGAGGGTCATTTTACATCTTTCTTAGGGCCTGGAAGGGCATGCCCCTTAATATTCTGGCCATCCCAATGTTTGTGGCCGGACTCATCAAGTATGGGGAGAGGACTTGGGCTCTAAGGTCTGCGAGCAGCAGTCAGTTTAGAGAGGCCATGCTCCCTCGTCCTGACCCTGGGCCTAATTATGCCAAAATCATGGGCGAGTATACTTTGCAAAGGTCCCAGGGATTTAATGTTTCATTCAAACCAGTGCCTGAGCCTTCTACCAAAGTGAATTGCTTGGATAGAGATGCACCAATTCTCCAAGTTGGTTATGCCTTGTTCATGACTTTCAAGCGATTATTTGCAGATCTCATTCTCACCTTCCAAGATCGCGAGGACAGCCAATCCTTCTTCCACAATACAACTTGGGAGAAAGCTTTTGCAGTGATTGAAATTGAGCTTGCATTCATGTATGATGTGCTATATACAAAGGCAAGTGTGACGTATTGTAGATGGGGTCACCTACTCCGCTCGGTGAGTTTATCTTTCACAGTCTCAACATTCGTAGCCTTCTTGCTCATTAACAAGCATGGGTACTCGACCATTGATCTGATTATAACATTCTTGTTGCTGGTTGGAGCCATTGTTCTCGAGATGTATGCCATTATTGTACTACTTTCCTCGGATTGGACCATTCTCTCGTTGAGTAAGCACAGAATAACCCTCAAGGATAGGGATGAGATGGATCGAGCAAACAAGAGATGGTCTAATTCCATGGCACAATACAATCTGATGAGTTTCTGCCTCAAAGACAAGCCGATCAGGTGGTATCTTGAACTACTCCAGGGATTCTCTTACGTTTATGAAATGTTGGAGAAGCATCACTACAAGAGTTCTGTGACCGTTGCTGATAATTTAAAGGCATTGATCTTCCAGCACCTTTCAGATAAATCAAAGGGTATTAAGAAGGAACGTTCAGATACCAGTTCAAATAATTACAAGGAATTATGTGCTGGTAGGGGCGATCTGTACTCAAGAAAGAGCAATATAATTGTCACAGTGACCTTGGCTGGAGCGTTGAGGAAGACTTTGATCAGAGCATTCTTCTCTGGCACATTGCCACTGATCTCTTGTATTATACTgatcatcaaaaccaaaatcCAAGCTCGGTTAAAAATCCAGATTGTAGAACCATAA